Proteins encoded within one genomic window of Nordella sp. HKS 07:
- a CDS encoding alpha-D-ribose 1-methylphosphonate 5-phosphate C-P-lyase PhnJ translates to MTTGYNFAYLNEQTKCMIRRALLKAVAIPGYQVPFASREMPMPYGWGTGGVQVTASILTPDDTLKVIDQGADDTTNAVSIRKFFVRTAGVATTEETDKASIIQTRHRIPEAKLREDQILVYQVPIPEPLRFLEPRETETRKMHALEEYGIMHVKLYEDIARHGHIATAYAYPAKVNGRYVFDPSPIPKFDNPKLDDCAALQLFGAGREKRIYALPPYTQVKSLDFEDHPFSVQKWEEPCALCGSTATYLDEIILDDKGKRMFVCSDTDHCRKAQETAA, encoded by the coding sequence ATGACCACCGGCTACAACTTCGCTTACCTCAACGAACAGACGAAGTGCATGATCCGCCGGGCGCTGCTGAAGGCGGTGGCCATTCCGGGCTATCAGGTGCCCTTCGCCAGCCGCGAAATGCCGATGCCCTATGGCTGGGGCACCGGCGGCGTCCAGGTGACGGCTTCGATCCTGACCCCCGATGACACGCTGAAAGTGATCGACCAGGGCGCCGACGACACCACCAATGCGGTCAGCATCCGCAAATTCTTCGTGCGCACCGCCGGCGTGGCGACGACCGAGGAGACCGATAAGGCCTCGATCATCCAGACGCGTCACCGCATTCCTGAGGCCAAGCTGCGCGAGGACCAGATCCTCGTCTATCAGGTGCCGATTCCCGAACCGTTGCGCTTCCTCGAGCCGCGCGAGACCGAGACGCGCAAGATGCATGCGCTCGAGGAGTACGGCATCATGCATGTGAAGCTCTACGAGGACATTGCGCGCCACGGCCATATCGCCACAGCCTATGCCTATCCGGCCAAGGTGAATGGGCGCTATGTCTTCGATCCCTCGCCGATCCCGAAATTCGACAATCCCAAGCTCGATGATTGCGCCGCTCTGCAGCTTTTCGGCGCCGGCCGCGAGAAGCGCATCTATGCGTTGCCGCCCTATACGCAGGTGAAGAGCCTCGATTTCGAGGACCATCCCTTCAGCGTGCAGAAATGGGAAGAGCCTTGCGCGCTGTGCGGCTCGACCGCCACCTATCTCGACGAGATCATTCTCGACGACAAAGGCAAGCGCATGTTCGTCTGCTCCGATACCGACCACTGCCGCAAGGCGCAGGAGACAGCGGCATGA
- the phnL gene encoding phosphonate C-P lyase system protein PhnL — MRAVLKIKNLAKQFRLHLQGGARIPVFDDLNLELAEGEALAVTGPSGKGKSSLLKLIYGTYKAGQGEILVRHDGAWIDLADAEPREVLQARRRTIGYVTQFLRVIPRVPALDIVAEPLLERGVAPDEARERAGHLLGRLNIPERLWSLSPMTFSGGEQQRVNIARGFAAAYPILLLDEPTASLDQENKARVLAMIDEARAQGSAIIGIFHDAADRKAVCTREFDLGRAA, encoded by the coding sequence ATGCGCGCCGTTCTCAAGATAAAAAATCTCGCCAAACAGTTCCGCCTGCATCTGCAGGGCGGTGCGCGCATTCCCGTCTTCGACGATCTTAATCTCGAGCTTGCCGAAGGCGAAGCGCTTGCCGTGACCGGTCCCTCGGGCAAGGGCAAAAGCTCGCTGCTCAAGCTCATCTACGGCACCTACAAGGCGGGCCAGGGCGAAATCCTCGTCCGCCATGATGGAGCTTGGATCGATCTCGCTGATGCCGAGCCGCGCGAGGTGCTGCAGGCGCGCCGGCGCACCATCGGTTATGTCACCCAGTTCCTGCGCGTCATCCCGCGCGTGCCGGCGCTCGATATCGTAGCCGAGCCTTTGCTCGAGCGCGGCGTGGCACCCGATGAAGCGCGCGAACGCGCCGGCCATCTGCTCGGCCGGCTCAATATCCCCGAACGCCTGTGGAGCCTGTCGCCGATGACCTTCTCGGGCGGCGAGCAGCAGCGCGTGAATATTGCCCGCGGCTTCGCGGCCGCCTATCCGATCCTGCTGCTCGACGAGCCGACCGCCTCGCTCGACCAGGAGAACAAGGCGCGCGTCCTCGCCATGATCGACGAGGCCCGCGCCCAAGGCAGCGCCATCATCGGCATTTTCCATGACGCGGCCGACCGCAAGGCCGTCTGCACCCGCGAATTCGATCTCGGCCGCGCCGCCTAG
- the phnH gene encoding phosphonate C-P lyase system protein PhnH: protein MSTELLSGFPDQARGSAQAFRQMLDAMAQPGRVLALTPDFEAPAPLFASTAAICLTLCDYDTPLWLDETLRQAPVTDYLRFHTGARIESAMTQASFLLCTPASAAEALAHADRGNAEYPDASATLIIQLTDFGGEMLTLEGPGIKDRRHFTTCGLDSRFWTLMDDNHQLFPLGVDVYFAAPREIAALPRSTHIKREGQA, encoded by the coding sequence ATGTCGACTGAACTCTTGAGCGGTTTCCCCGATCAGGCCCGCGGCAGCGCGCAAGCTTTCCGTCAAATGCTCGACGCCATGGCGCAGCCCGGCCGCGTCCTGGCATTGACGCCGGACTTCGAGGCGCCGGCACCGCTTTTCGCCTCCACCGCCGCGATCTGCCTGACCTTGTGCGACTATGACACGCCGCTCTGGCTCGACGAGACGCTCAGGCAAGCCCCGGTCACGGATTATCTGCGCTTCCATACCGGCGCACGCATCGAGAGCGCGATGACACAGGCGAGCTTCCTCCTCTGCACACCCGCTTCAGCCGCCGAGGCGCTTGCTCATGCCGATCGCGGCAATGCCGAATATCCCGATGCCTCGGCGACACTCATCATTCAGCTCACCGACTTTGGCGGTGAGATGCTGACGCTCGAAGGACCGGGCATCAAGGATCGGCGCCATTTCACCACCTGCGGCCTCGATTCGCGTTTCTGGACGCTGATGGACGACAACCACCAGCTTTTTCCTCTGGGCGTCGACGTCTACTTCGCTGCGCCCCGGGAAATCGCGGCGCTGCCGCGTTCGACACATATAAAGAGAGAGGGTCAGGCCTGA
- a CDS encoding ABC transporter permease, protein MRRPAKPGFWLVVRRECRWLFHDRVALILIFGVPLFAFLVLSAVFSHPVIRELGTVVVDADRSETSRAFIEEVAVAPGLKIVERSTDLAVAARAVRSGEAIAAIYIPANFERDLKALRRPQVVAFHNQQFLTAAGIASQGLGDSLAAATTNAAPGRLMAPMASRTGSLVAETIALVNPQRNYAQFLLRALLPMVIHVVITIAAGYAVGPEFRRRSMRSWLACAGNNPIIALAGKLAPLFAIFVVIMLSVALILEGWFQIPFKGNVAMMIAAGMLLIVSYLALGALLQLLVGDLATGLGLTGLIVSPAFGYAGVGFPTLGMNAFAQGWSTFLPLRWYMAVLLGQAARGLPPHQSAHAFAMLAALAIGFYLLALLRLWAIAKRPTRKKEASPPQAIAVPPRGVGQAFTTEWRRVLATRGAFALLFLAPLIYGAYYPQPYLSQILRKVPIVVVDNDLSELSRALVQTLDASGAIRVAANVGTLAEAQDVIQRGEAFAAVGIPTGTERDVLKGNKAHIPVYADATYLFVFRSTAGAIAVAINALSSEVALAGARSDGSLARVTLASGSPADILLQPIFNPVGGYASYIVPAAFVLILQQTLLIGASMMTVGTPLRGSAFANVLGRGIAHLMLYLPVLALYLIVLPRLYGFSALGNLPQLAVLASLFILATSFMGQMAGAWFKSPETPTLIFLATSLPQFFLAGFSWPREAIPDAVLAAGRIFPADSAIDGLVRINQLGANLWEVAHDWRDLAILTAVYFMLATISAYFLRRDHVKG, encoded by the coding sequence ATGAGGCGGCCGGCGAAACCCGGTTTCTGGCTCGTCGTACGGCGCGAATGCCGCTGGCTCTTCCATGATCGCGTCGCCCTCATCCTGATCTTCGGCGTGCCGCTCTTCGCCTTTCTGGTGCTGAGCGCGGTTTTCAGTCATCCGGTCATCCGCGAGCTGGGCACGGTGGTCGTCGATGCCGACCGTTCGGAGACCTCACGCGCCTTCATCGAGGAGGTGGCGGTCGCTCCCGGCCTCAAGATCGTCGAGCGCTCCACCGACCTGGCCGTGGCCGCGCGGGCGGTACGATCCGGGGAAGCCATAGCGGCGATCTATATACCGGCGAATTTCGAAAGGGATCTGAAGGCGCTACGCCGCCCGCAGGTCGTGGCTTTTCATAATCAGCAGTTCCTGACCGCTGCCGGCATCGCCTCACAGGGGCTGGGCGACTCCCTCGCCGCAGCGACGACCAATGCAGCACCTGGCCGCTTGATGGCGCCGATGGCTTCGCGCACCGGATCGCTCGTCGCCGAGACCATCGCGCTCGTCAACCCGCAGCGCAACTATGCTCAGTTCCTGCTGCGCGCTTTGCTGCCCATGGTCATCCATGTGGTGATCACCATCGCCGCTGGCTATGCGGTCGGACCGGAGTTTCGCCGCCGCAGCATGCGCAGCTGGCTCGCCTGCGCCGGCAACAACCCGATCATCGCACTGGCCGGCAAGTTGGCGCCGCTCTTCGCCATATTCGTCGTCATCATGCTCTCGGTGGCGTTGATCCTCGAGGGCTGGTTCCAGATCCCCTTCAAGGGAAATGTGGCGATGATGATCGCGGCGGGCATGTTGCTGATCGTCAGCTACCTGGCGCTCGGCGCCCTCCTGCAGCTCCTGGTCGGCGACCTCGCCACCGGACTGGGCCTCACCGGCCTTATCGTTTCGCCGGCCTTCGGTTATGCCGGCGTCGGATTTCCGACCCTCGGCATGAATGCCTTCGCGCAAGGATGGAGCACTTTCCTGCCCCTGCGCTGGTACATGGCCGTGCTGCTGGGCCAGGCGGCGCGCGGGCTGCCGCCTCATCAATCGGCCCATGCTTTCGCCATGCTGGCGGCGCTGGCGATCGGCTTTTACCTGCTGGCCCTGCTTCGATTGTGGGCGATCGCCAAACGGCCCACCCGGAAGAAGGAGGCGAGCCCGCCACAAGCGATCGCGGTGCCGCCGCGTGGCGTGGGCCAGGCCTTCACCACGGAATGGCGGCGCGTTCTTGCGACCCGCGGCGCCTTCGCCCTGCTCTTTCTCGCCCCCTTGATCTATGGCGCCTATTACCCGCAGCCTTACCTCTCTCAAATCCTGCGCAAGGTGCCCATCGTCGTCGTGGACAACGACCTGAGCGAGCTCAGCCGCGCTTTGGTGCAGACTCTCGATGCCAGCGGCGCTATCCGGGTGGCGGCTAATGTCGGTACATTGGCCGAGGCTCAAGACGTCATTCAACGCGGCGAGGCATTCGCCGCCGTCGGCATTCCGACCGGCACCGAACGCGATGTGCTTAAGGGCAACAAGGCGCATATCCCCGTCTATGCGGACGCCACCTATCTGTTCGTCTTCCGATCGACGGCCGGCGCCATCGCCGTTGCGATCAACGCGCTCTCCTCCGAAGTCGCCCTCGCCGGAGCGCGCAGCGACGGCAGCCTGGCCCGGGTGACACTTGCCTCGGGCAGTCCTGCCGACATCCTGCTCCAGCCGATCTTCAATCCGGTGGGCGGCTATGCGAGTTACATCGTGCCGGCGGCCTTCGTGCTGATCCTGCAGCAGACCTTGCTCATCGGCGCCTCCATGATGACCGTGGGCACGCCGCTTCGTGGCAGTGCCTTCGCCAATGTGCTCGGCCGCGGCATTGCGCATCTGATGCTCTATCTGCCCGTACTCGCCCTCTATCTCATCGTCTTGCCGCGTCTCTATGGCTTCTCCGCGCTCGGCAACCTGCCGCAGCTCGCCGTGCTGGCGTCTCTCTTCATCCTCGCCACCAGTTTCATGGGGCAGATGGCGGGCGCCTGGTTCAAATCTCCCGAGACACCAACCCTGATCTTCCTGGCCACCAGTCTGCCGCAGTTCTTCCTGGCCGGATTCTCCTGGCCGCGCGAGGCAATTCCGGACGCGGTCCTTGCCGCCGGCCGCATCTTTCCCGCCGATTCCGCGATCGACGGCCTGGTGCGCATCAATCAGCTTGGCGCGAATCTGTGGGAAGTGGCGCATGACTGGCGCGACCTTGCCATCCTGACCGCCGTCTATTTCATGCTGGCGACCATCTCGGCTTATTTTCTGAGGCGAGACCATGTCAAAGGGTAG
- the ccoN gene encoding cytochrome-c oxidase, cbb3-type subunit I, translated as MIARLTSAERQLAFILLILMTVLGLAMAVAGRGTPFGLHGLLVIAFSVGIGIPLLRKFDAPEPDPAQFEHYYDDPTKAGIVLAMLWAIAGMLVGVWVAALLAWPDLTFDAGWASFGRLRPIHTSGVIFGFGGNALIATSFHVLQRTSRARLPDQLSPWFVLIGYNLFCLVAATGYMMGITQSKEYAEPEWYADLWLVIVWVVYFLIYIRTLARRKEPHIYVANWYYMAFILVVAILHIVNNLAVPVSFGGYKSYSLFSGVQDAMTQWWYGHNAVAFFLTAGFLGMLYYYLPKRAGRPIFSYRLSIISFWGITFMYMWAGSHHLHYTALPQWVQTLGMTFSIVLLVPSWASAGNALATLNGAWHKVRDDATLRFMMVAAVFYGISTFEGSFLAIRAVNSLSHYTDWTVGHVHAGALGWVAMITFGSIYALVPWMWKREAMYSARLVEVHFWLALAGTVIYVFAMWNSGIIQGLMWRTYTENGTLAYSFIDSLVAMHPYYIARAFGGLLFLLGAIVGTYNVLMTIRVAKREQAESGGELDRPSHGRDPVLQVGE; from the coding sequence ATGATTGCGCGATTGACCAGCGCCGAGCGCCAATTGGCGTTTATCCTCCTCATCCTTATGACGGTTCTGGGCCTTGCCATGGCGGTGGCGGGGCGCGGCACGCCGTTCGGACTGCATGGCCTCCTGGTCATCGCCTTCTCTGTCGGCATCGGTATTCCGCTCCTGCGCAAATTTGACGCGCCCGAGCCCGATCCGGCGCAGTTCGAGCATTATTATGATGATCCGACCAAGGCCGGGATCGTGCTCGCCATGCTCTGGGCCATTGCCGGTATGCTCGTCGGCGTGTGGGTGGCGGCTCTCCTGGCCTGGCCCGATCTCACCTTCGATGCCGGCTGGGCGAGCTTCGGCCGGCTCAGGCCGATCCACACCAGCGGCGTCATTTTCGGCTTCGGCGGCAATGCGCTGATCGCCACGTCCTTCCATGTGCTGCAGCGCACGTCTCGCGCGCGCCTGCCGGATCAGCTGAGCCCATGGTTCGTGCTCATCGGCTACAATCTGTTCTGCCTCGTGGCCGCCACCGGCTATATGATGGGCATCACCCAGTCGAAAGAATATGCCGAACCCGAATGGTATGCCGATCTCTGGCTGGTCATCGTCTGGGTCGTCTATTTCCTGATCTATATCCGCACGCTGGCGCGCCGCAAGGAACCGCATATCTATGTTGCGAACTGGTACTACATGGCTTTCATCCTGGTGGTGGCGATCCTCCACATCGTCAACAATCTGGCGGTGCCGGTGTCGTTCGGCGGGTACAAAAGCTACTCGCTGTTCTCCGGCGTCCAGGATGCGATGACGCAATGGTGGTACGGGCATAATGCGGTGGCCTTCTTCCTCACCGCGGGCTTCCTCGGCATGCTCTATTACTACCTGCCGAAGCGCGCCGGCCGGCCGATCTTCTCCTACCGGCTTTCGATCATCAGCTTCTGGGGCATCACCTTCATGTATATGTGGGCGGGCTCGCACCATCTGCACTACACGGCGCTGCCGCAATGGGTCCAGACGCTCGGCATGACCTTCTCGATCGTGCTTCTGGTGCCGTCCTGGGCATCGGCCGGCAACGCGCTCGCCACCCTCAACGGCGCCTGGCACAAGGTGCGCGACGACGCCACCTTGCGCTTCATGATGGTCGCCGCCGTCTTCTACGGCATCTCGACCTTCGAGGGCTCGTTCCTTGCCATCCGCGCGGTCAATTCACTGTCGCATTACACCGACTGGACTGTCGGCCATGTACATGCCGGCGCGCTCGGCTGGGTGGCGATGATCACTTTCGGCTCGATCTATGCATTGGTGCCATGGATGTGGAAACGGGAGGCGATGTATTCGGCCCGCCTCGTGGAAGTGCACTTCTGGCTCGCGCTTGCCGGCACCGTCATCTACGTCTTTGCGATGTGGAATTCCGGCATCATCCAGGGGTTGATGTGGCGGACCTACACGGAAAACGGCACGCTCGCCTATTCCTTCATCGACTCGCTCGTCGCGATGCATCCCTATTATATAGCGCGCGCCTTTGGCGGCCTCCTGTTCCTGCTGGGCGCGATCGTCGGCACATATAATGTGCTGATGACGATCCGCGTCGCGAAGCGTGAACAGGCCGAGAGCGGCGGCGAGCTCGACCGGCCGAGCCATGGCCGCGATCCCGTCCTGCAGGTCGGGGAGTAA
- a CDS encoding HlyD family secretion protein: MEKPVELPPTERMKPPGQPGAASPPPPESPRRPPKKAPASGWIAPFLVALVSLAIAALSIWYLIHPEPLIIQGEVDATRIDIAARVDGRVSEVLAERGRNVDSGAVLVKIDNPETLARHEQAVAAKAVAEAQLANIAAGTRAEVIAQRKAALERAQAGVILAQKTFDRVSQLVTRGNAPQSRLDQVSDELHEGQRSVDQAQSTYDQAVNGYTAEERQIAVANVDKAAADIAAAQSIIDQMSVYAPVAAQVYQRNIEPGEYVSPGATLVTLIDLRDLWIHFDLREDLVRDIKVGDRFTVRIPALADREVPVEVKLIATKGEYASWRATRATGDFDLRTFAIRAYPVTPVPELRPGMSAYLDWRARQ, encoded by the coding sequence GTGGAAAAGCCAGTCGAGCTTCCCCCCACTGAGCGCATGAAACCGCCGGGCCAGCCAGGCGCCGCGTCGCCCCCTCCCCCGGAGTCGCCGCGACGGCCACCGAAGAAGGCGCCGGCCTCCGGCTGGATCGCACCGTTCCTTGTCGCCCTGGTCTCGCTGGCGATCGCCGCGCTTTCGATCTGGTATCTCATTCATCCGGAACCCCTGATCATCCAGGGCGAAGTCGACGCCACCCGCATCGACATCGCGGCGCGTGTCGATGGACGGGTGAGCGAGGTACTGGCCGAGCGGGGCCGGAATGTCGACTCGGGCGCCGTTCTGGTGAAGATCGACAATCCCGAGACGCTCGCCAGGCACGAACAGGCCGTTGCGGCCAAAGCGGTCGCCGAGGCGCAGCTCGCCAATATCGCGGCGGGCACGCGGGCGGAGGTCATCGCGCAGCGCAAGGCGGCGCTCGAGCGGGCGCAGGCGGGCGTCATCCTCGCTCAGAAGACATTCGACCGGGTCAGTCAGCTCGTGACGCGCGGCAACGCCCCGCAATCCAGGCTCGATCAGGTGTCGGACGAGTTGCATGAGGGCCAACGCAGCGTCGACCAGGCCCAGTCCACCTATGATCAGGCCGTCAATGGCTATACGGCCGAAGAGCGCCAGATCGCCGTGGCCAATGTGGACAAGGCCGCGGCCGACATCGCCGCGGCGCAATCCATCATCGATCAGATGTCCGTCTACGCGCCCGTCGCCGCGCAGGTCTATCAGCGCAATATCGAACCGGGCGAATATGTCTCTCCCGGCGCCACCCTGGTGACGCTGATCGATCTCCGCGACCTCTGGATCCATTTCGACCTCCGGGAGGATCTCGTACGGGACATCAAGGTAGGCGACAGGTTCACGGTCCGCATTCCCGCGCTTGCCGACCGGGAGGTGCCGGTCGAGGTGAAGCTGATCGCCACCAAAGGCGAATATGCGAGCTGGCGTGCCACCCGTGCGACCGGCGATTTTGACCTGCGCACATTCGCCATTCGCGCCTATCCGGTCACACCGGTGCCGGAGCTCAGACCTGGCATGAGCGCCTATCTCGATTGGCGCGCGCGCCAATGA
- the phnG gene encoding phosphonate C-P lyase system protein PhnG — MALDDPSPSKNETSARQTWMSLLAGARKERLDALFPRDRHPRFTYLRKPETGLVMLRGRQGGTGSPFNVGEATLTRCSIRLGDGTVGHAFVMGRSHEHAVSAAVCDALLQGPENAHLTEAVINPLARERAERERWIALKNAATKVDFFTMVRGDVD; from the coding sequence ATGGCTCTCGACGATCCCTCCCCATCCAAGAATGAAACATCGGCGCGACAGACCTGGATGTCGCTGCTCGCCGGCGCCAGGAAAGAGCGCCTCGACGCGCTTTTTCCACGCGACCGCCATCCCCGCTTCACTTACTTGCGCAAGCCCGAGACCGGCCTCGTGATGCTGCGCGGCCGCCAGGGTGGTACCGGAAGCCCCTTCAATGTCGGCGAAGCCACCTTAACCCGCTGCAGCATCCGCCTCGGCGACGGCACGGTTGGCCATGCTTTCGTGATGGGCCGCTCGCATGAGCATGCGGTGAGCGCCGCGGTCTGCGATGCTTTGCTGCAAGGGCCCGAGAATGCACATCTGACGGAAGCGGTGATCAACCCGCTGGCGCGCGAACGCGCCGAGCGTGAGCGCTGGATCGCACTCAAGAACGCGGCGACGAAAGTGGACTTCTTTACGATGGTGAGGGGCGATGTCGACTGA
- the phnK gene encoding phosphonate C-P lyase system protein PhnK produces the protein MTGPLLTAENITKLYDGRVACDRVSFELWPGEVLAIVGESGSGKTTLLKCLSMQIAPAAGRVLYSLRDGRTESLSDLSEAERRFLMRTDWGFVHQDPREGLRMGVSAGANVGERLMAVGERHYGRIRSSALDWLNRVEISGDRIDDSPRNYSGGMRQRLQIARNLVTAPRLVFMDEPTGGLDVSVQARLLDLLRGLVRTLGLSVIIVTHDLAVARLLSTRILVMQQGRVIETGLTDQVLEDPQAPYTQLLVSSVLQV, from the coding sequence ATGACCGGACCATTGCTCACCGCTGAAAATATCACCAAGCTCTATGACGGACGCGTCGCCTGCGACAGAGTGAGCTTCGAGCTGTGGCCGGGCGAGGTCCTGGCCATCGTCGGGGAATCGGGCTCCGGCAAGACGACCTTGCTCAAATGTCTCTCGATGCAGATCGCGCCTGCCGCCGGCCGCGTGCTCTATTCGTTGCGCGACGGACGCACGGAATCCCTGTCCGACCTCAGCGAGGCCGAGCGCCGCTTTTTGATGCGGACTGATTGGGGCTTCGTGCATCAGGATCCGCGCGAAGGCTTGCGCATGGGCGTCTCGGCCGGCGCCAATGTCGGCGAGCGCCTGATGGCGGTGGGCGAGCGCCATTATGGCCGCATCCGCTCCTCAGCACTCGACTGGCTCAACCGCGTCGAGATATCGGGTGATCGCATCGATGACAGCCCACGCAATTATTCGGGCGGCATGCGCCAGCGCCTGCAGATCGCCCGCAATCTGGTCACGGCGCCACGTCTCGTTTTCATGGACGAGCCGACGGGCGGCCTCGACGTCTCGGTCCAGGCCCGCCTGCTCGATCTCTTGCGCGGCCTCGTGCGCACTTTGGGCCTCTCGGTCATCATCGTGACGCATGACCTCGCGGTGGCGCGTCTTCTCTCCACCCGCATTCTCGTCATGCAGCAGGGCAGGGTCATCGAGACCGGCCTCACCGACCAGGTGCTCGAGGATCCGCAGGCGCCTTATACGCAGCTTCTCGTCTCTTCCGTCCTGCAGGTGTGA
- a CDS encoding HlyD family secretion protein, with protein MSKGSIGKFAFVLLILAGAVAGYALWPSAEPAPVLGVVRATQLRVAPEVGGQLATIKVHKGDHVAAGDIVAELSALELTASVGQARAALAAARAERDHVYAGVRAEEVAVLADEIAKAQSNLSYFQKELDRSTYLVSRDFASQQALDETNKNVATAQAALAEAQAEHAAAVAGPTSEERQIADAQVHAAGATLAMLERRLDKTILRAPADGTVSVIVGEIGEAVRAGEPILAIEADGKPWLSINLREDALRGLTIGSAVNVERMGKEGVTQAVVSELMPLGPFATWQAERTVGDHDRNTLRLRLDLQSDWGEFQPGMTVRLIR; from the coding sequence ATGTCAAAGGGTAGCATCGGCAAGTTTGCCTTCGTCCTTCTGATCCTCGCGGGCGCCGTGGCCGGATATGCCCTGTGGCCGTCGGCGGAACCGGCGCCGGTCTTGGGCGTGGTCCGCGCCACTCAATTGCGTGTGGCGCCGGAGGTGGGCGGTCAACTGGCGACGATCAAGGTCCACAAGGGCGATCACGTCGCAGCGGGTGATATTGTGGCCGAACTATCGGCACTCGAACTGACGGCTTCGGTCGGGCAGGCTCGCGCCGCTCTCGCTGCCGCCCGTGCCGAGCGCGATCATGTCTATGCAGGAGTACGCGCCGAGGAGGTCGCCGTCTTGGCTGACGAGATCGCCAAGGCTCAGTCCAATCTGAGCTATTTCCAGAAAGAGCTCGATCGCTCTACCTATCTGGTCTCGCGCGATTTCGCTTCACAGCAAGCGCTTGACGAGACCAACAAGAATGTCGCGACGGCCCAGGCCGCCTTGGCCGAGGCACAGGCCGAGCACGCAGCGGCGGTGGCCGGCCCAACATCTGAGGAGCGTCAGATCGCCGATGCGCAGGTCCATGCCGCCGGGGCGACTCTCGCCATGCTCGAACGCCGGCTGGATAAAACCATTCTGCGGGCCCCAGCCGATGGGACCGTCAGCGTGATCGTCGGCGAGATCGGCGAGGCGGTGCGCGCCGGCGAACCGATATTGGCCATCGAGGCGGACGGCAAACCCTGGTTGTCCATCAATTTGCGCGAGGACGCATTGCGCGGTCTGACCATCGGCTCGGCTGTCAATGTCGAGCGGATGGGCAAGGAGGGCGTGACTCAGGCAGTGGTGAGCGAGCTCATGCCGCTGGGCCCCTTCGCGACGTGGCAGGCCGAACGCACGGTCGGCGACCATGATCGCAACACGCTGCGCCTGCGTCTCGATCTGCAGAGCGACTGGGGCGAATTTCAACCCGGCATGACGGTGCGCCTCATACGATAG
- a CDS encoding carbon-phosphorus lyase complex subunit PhnI, with amino-acid sequence MYVAVKGGEKAIDAAHRLLAEERRGDPTIPEITPEQIGAQLTLAVDRVMTEGSLYDRELAGVAIKQARGDLIEAIFLIRASRTTLPRFGYSVPIETSSMRIRRRISAAFKDMPGGQILGPTFDYTHRLLELEESEVAPAPAEMGPADLDRTMPRVLDLIGAEGLIETASADTAEPGDLTRDPLAFPAERDLRLQSLVRGDEGFLLALGYSTQRGYGRSHPFAGEIRYGEVSVSFTPEELGFEIEIGAIDITECEMINQFKGSGSVPPQFTRGYGLSFGQCERKAMSMALVDRALRARELDEEQTAPAQDEEFVLSHADNVQATGFVEHLKLPHYVDFQAELELLRRLRREALGLDLEAAE; translated from the coding sequence ATGTATGTCGCGGTCAAAGGCGGAGAGAAGGCGATCGATGCGGCACATCGCCTGCTGGCGGAAGAGCGCCGGGGCGATCCCACTATTCCAGAAATCACGCCCGAGCAGATCGGCGCGCAGCTCACTCTTGCCGTCGACCGGGTGATGACCGAAGGCTCGCTCTATGACCGCGAGCTCGCAGGCGTTGCGATCAAACAGGCGCGCGGCGATCTCATCGAGGCTATCTTCCTTATCCGCGCGTCACGCACCACGTTGCCGCGCTTCGGCTATTCAGTCCCGATCGAGACCTCCAGCATGCGGATCCGCCGGCGCATCTCGGCCGCCTTCAAGGACATGCCGGGCGGCCAGATTCTAGGGCCGACCTTCGATTACACCCATCGCCTGCTCGAGCTCGAGGAGAGCGAGGTTGCCCCCGCGCCGGCCGAAATGGGTCCCGCCGATCTCGACCGCACCATGCCGCGCGTCCTCGACCTGATCGGCGCCGAAGGACTGATCGAGACCGCCTCCGCCGACACCGCCGAGCCAGGCGATCTCACCCGTGATCCCCTGGCCTTTCCGGCTGAGCGCGATCTGCGCCTGCAGAGCCTGGTGCGCGGCGATGAAGGCTTCCTGTTGGCACTCGGTTATTCGACCCAGCGCGGTTATGGCCGCTCTCATCCCTTCGCCGGCGAGATCCGCTATGGCGAGGTAAGCGTCAGCTTCACGCCCGAGGAGCTCGGCTTCGAGATCGAGATCGGCGCGATCGACATCACCGAATGCGAGATGATCAATCAGTTCAAGGGCTCAGGCAGCGTGCCGCCGCAATTTACCCGTGGCTATGGCTTGAGCTTCGGCCAATGCGAGCGCAAGGCCATGTCGATGGCGCTGGTCGACCGGGCGTTGCGCGCGCGCGAGCTCGACGAGGAGCAGACGGCACCTGCCCAGGATGAGGAGTTCGTCCTCTCGCATGCCGACAATGTACAGGCGACCGGCTTCGTCGAGCACCTTAAGCTGCCGCATTATGTGGATTTCCAGGCCGAGCTCGAATTGCTGAGGCGCCTGCGCCGCGAGGCACTTGGCCTTGATCTGGAGGCGGCGGAATGA